A stretch of the Lactuca sativa cultivar Salinas chromosome 9, Lsat_Salinas_v11, whole genome shotgun sequence genome encodes the following:
- the LOC111897987 gene encoding uncharacterized protein LOC111897987, producing MISIDDHPPPDPSSSDYHNHHQQQHQISHDLKINNGEKAPASVSVSDIDLLKLTDAYLDDTNNRLPNFSIRDYVFGSRCNDNITCNWPFSSKSLQLCLDYGVKNFLPPFESLDSLRNNSSINNEEITTSFNCKSKDDHPMDRLVNFIVSETTMASKICPVCKTFSSSSNTTLNAHIDRCLSEESKSNISWSVNPNPSKIMVKHRIKPRKTRLMVEIYKTAPQCTVEELDRRNGTNWATNSSFPDQEFECQEEEEKAFNQDHEGAVYIDTNGTKVRILSMPEIVTLEARKLQKGSKIVMEKKKKKVYVQKSLNLTPKSKKLSSLKPHSDVSKENKIEESMKGKVDKQLINNLVITRPPWACSKRTVLVKKLNGKNGMLHSESDKSSDNMSSLHYSKKARTKLTKGIKFASLNPNLLLSTQENNSGSKINLKRKSLHLKKSNENDDPFQDSLKHKSRIEEEEEDMSKNSSFEMENVFEVKKKKSITSKSSDVDSLESIRTEIPFQGSFMGLRNSLDDEFSKFELQESMENIHNIEDDDMDDAIEKQENYFQEVDTIPIPGPPGSFLPPSPGGDIISEQLQPNNSSLTTTISRLQSTEYHHPHHHHQHHDHMINMDFMSESPNSTISSPSFIRSDDKFFPRFTSLQDPNLCYTDVMFDKKSTPMASSSSGFKNDHHCCCSRKEAVFPKNISSYPRESVVSRNESIKIPVYKDCESVVTAPVLRLMGKNLTVVNTNDHIVDQFRPPSCSISMTHHQHQHQHPLIFNHNQNGSSSILHPTSHGSSLGFIPNIRSSSTSYYPPSFS from the exons ATGATATCCATTGATGATCATCCACCACCAGATCCTTCATCATCTGATTATCATAATCATCATCAACAGCAACACCAAATTTCTCATGAtctcaagatcaataatggcGAGAAAGCTCCTGCTTCTGTTTCTGTTTCTGACATAGATCTGCTGAAGCTTACTGATGCATATCTTGATGACACCAACAACCGACTTCCCAATTTCTCTATAAG AGATTATGTTTTTGGTTCAAGATGCAACGATAATATCACCTGTAATTGGCCGTTTTCTAGTAAAAGTTTGCAACTATGTTTGGATTATGGTGTGAAGAATTTCTTGCCACCTTTCGAGTCTCTTGATTCACTGAGGAATAATTCATCTATCAACAATGAAGAAATCACAACAAGTTTTAATTGCAAATCAAAAGATGATCATCCAATGGATCGTTTAGTTAATTTCATTGTCTCAGAGACTACAATGGCTTCTAAAATTTGTCCAGTTTGCAAGACTTTTTCATCATCTTCAAACACCACTTTAAACGCACACATTGACAGGTGTCTATCTGAGGAGTCAAAGTCAAATATTTCATGGAGTGTGAATCCAAATCCTTCTAAGATAATGGTGAAACATAGGATCAAACCTAGGAAAACAAGGTTAATGGTGGAAATCTACAAAACTGCTCCACAATGCACTGTGGAAGAGCTTGATAGAAGAAATGGTACAAATTGGGCTACTAATTCGAGTTTTCCTGATCAAGAATTTGAGTGTCAAGAAGAAGAGGAAAAAGCTTTCAATCAAGATCATGAAGGTGCTGTTTACATTGACACAAATGGCAcaaaagttcggatcttgtcaATGCCAGAAATTGTAACTTTAGAAGCTCGAAAGTTACAAAAAGGGAGTAAAATTGTCatggagaagaagaaaaagaaagtttATGTGCAAAAAAGTTTGAACCTTACCCCTAAGAGCAAAAAGTTGAGCTCTCTAAAGCCTCACTCTGATGTTTCTAAG GAAAACAagattgaagaatccatgaaAGGTAAAGTAGATAAGCAGTTGATCAACAATTTGGTCATTACAAGGCCACCATGGGCTTGTTCTAAGAGAACTGTTCTTGTAAAGAAGCTGAATGGAAAAAATGGAATGTTGCATTCAGAAAGTGATAAGTCTTCTGATAATATGTCTTCTTTACATTATAGCAAGAAAGCAAGAACAAAATTGACAAAAGGGATAAAGTTTGCATCTTTGAACCCGAATCTATTGTTATCCACTCAAGAAAACAATTCAGGATCCAAGATTAATTTGAAAAGGAAATCTTTACACCTCAAGAAATCGAATGAAAATGATGACCCATTTCAAGATTCTTTGAAACACAAATCAAgaatcgaagaagaagaagaagacatgaGCAAAAACTCGTCTTTTGAAATGGAGAATGTTTTTGAAGTCAAAAAGAAAAAATCAATTACTTCCAAAAGTTCAGATGTGGATTCTTTAGAATCCATTAGAACCGAAATCCCATTTCAAGGAAGTTTTATGGGTTTGAGAAACTCATTAGATGACGAGTTTTCAAAATTTGAGTTGCAGGAATCCATGGAAAACATTCATAACATTGAAGATGATGACATGGATGATGCTATTGAAAAGCAAGAAAATTACTTTCAAGAAGTCGATACAATACCTATCCCGGGCCCACCTGGATCCTTCCTCCCTCCTAGCCCTGGTGGAGATATAATTTCTGAACAACTTCAACCCAATAATTCATCTTTGACCACTACAATAAGTAGACTTCAGTCAACTgaatatcatcatcctcatcatcatcatcaacatcatgaTCATATGATAAACATGGACTTCATGTCTGAATCTCCAAATTCAACCATCTCAAGTCCCAGCTTCATAAGATCTGATGACAAATTCTTTCCAAGATTCACTTCCCTACAAGATCCCAATCTATGTTACACAGATGTTATGTTTGATAAGAAATCTACTCCCatggcttcttcttcttctggatTCAAGAATGATCACCATTGCTGTTGTTCTAGAAAAGAAGCTGTgtttcctaaaaatatttcttcATATCCTCGAGAATCAGTTGTTTCAAGGAATGAATCAATAAAGATTCCAGTTTATAAAGACTGTGAATCTGTTGTCACTGCACCTGTTCTCAGGCTAATGGGGAAAAATTTGACTGTGGTCAACACAAATGATCATATTGTTGACCAATTTAGACCTCCTTCTTGCTCGATTTCAATGACtcatcatcaacatcaacatcaacatccACTTATCTTTAACCATAATCAAAATGGTTCTTCAAGCATTTTACATCCAACTTCTCATGGATCTTCATTGGGTTTCATACCAAATATCAGATCTTCTTCTACTTCATACTATCCTCCTAGCTTCTCATGA